A single region of the Alteriqipengyuania flavescens genome encodes:
- a CDS encoding E2/UBC family protein, with protein MSSILSIQLEQLRERFGEAHDNAMASGTTLVTVPGVRLPEGWSRSSTTIRFLVPPGYPFTQLDCFWADPDLLLAHGAAPQNAALNVIPETQQQGMWFSWHLASVWNPNRDTLSTWMNVVIDRLRQVR; from the coding sequence ATGTCGAGCATCCTCAGCATCCAGCTCGAGCAGCTGCGGGAACGCTTCGGCGAAGCGCACGACAACGCGATGGCGAGCGGCACCACGCTCGTCACCGTGCCGGGGGTGCGCCTGCCGGAGGGGTGGTCGAGGTCCTCGACCACCATCCGTTTCCTCGTCCCGCCCGGCTACCCCTTCACGCAGCTCGACTGCTTCTGGGCGGATCCCGACCTCCTCCTCGCCCACGGGGCCGCGCCGCAGAACGCGGCGCTGAACGTCATCCCCGAGACCCAACAGCAGGGCATGTGGTTCTCGTGGCACCTCGCGAGCGTCTGGAACCCGAACCGCGACACCTTGTCGACGTGGATGAACGTGGTGATCGACCGGTTGAGGCAGGTTCGATGA
- a CDS encoding multiubiquitin domain-containing protein — protein sequence MTIIDHPDIDDVESAVQEGRALRPGRYRVSFALDDLAYQPIVLDDPVPLGRQILKAGGINDVDGHALFIITPEGDFEDVRADEEVDLRDRAAHLFVAFSTDPLYRVKLNDSRIVWGCPSIPEAVLRSLAGIGDDEAVFLEVRGGKDKLIEPGSEANLAGAGVEKFITAPNRVTYTFFVNGKPYETDKKKVTGEQIKAMVPDWDQTHDLSLEGAGDDPDRIIGDDETVSLDPKHGVRRFSSVPKANFG from the coding sequence ATGACCATCATCGACCACCCCGACATCGACGACGTCGAGAGCGCCGTTCAGGAGGGCCGCGCGCTGCGTCCCGGGCGCTACCGCGTCTCCTTCGCGCTCGACGACCTCGCCTACCAGCCTATCGTCCTCGACGATCCCGTGCCCCTCGGCCGCCAGATCCTGAAGGCGGGCGGCATCAATGACGTCGACGGCCACGCGCTATTCATCATCACCCCCGAAGGCGACTTCGAGGACGTTCGCGCCGACGAGGAGGTGGACCTGCGCGACCGCGCCGCCCACCTGTTCGTCGCCTTCAGCACCGACCCGCTCTACCGCGTGAAGCTCAACGACAGCCGCATCGTGTGGGGCTGTCCCTCCATCCCGGAGGCGGTGCTTCGCTCGCTCGCCGGGATTGGCGACGACGAGGCCGTGTTCCTCGAGGTGCGCGGCGGCAAGGACAAGCTGATCGAGCCGGGCAGCGAGGCCAACCTCGCCGGCGCCGGCGTCGAGAAGTTCATCACCGCGCCTAACAGGGTCACCTACACCTTCTTCGTCAACGGCAAGCCCTACGAGACCGACAAGAAGAAGGTCACCGGCGAGCAGATCAAGGCGATGGTGCCCGACTGGGATCAGACCCACGACCTCTCCCTCGAAGGTGCGGGCGACGATCCCGATCGCATCATCGGCGACGACGAGACGGTCAGCCTCGATCCCAAGCACGGCGTTCGCCGCTTCTCGTCGGTCCCCAAGGCGAACTTCGGCTGA
- a CDS encoding UvrD-helicase domain-containing protein: protein MDAVELARQRAAALHDAAVAGGADPWNPIDIVTAVAADRGLDVEPVDAGSPILAGGRAHFDPSDRAIRHEDTGDAFARAFLIGHELGHATLGDDRAEHTALEVDPARAAEAAPVGEDRIVDYSRRERREIQMDLFGRELILPRARARFLHLGGMTASQIAERLGAPFDVVAMQLLDVLLLPEIEAAPPQPPASPPKPLNPEQAEAARHRGAPYLLEAGPGTGKTQTLVGRVADLVDGGVDPRSILVLTFSNKAAGELSDRIAALRPDAAPAMWIGTFHAFGLDIVRRHHRQLGFSKEPRMMDRSEAIAIMEREYLALNLQHHREFMDPARPLKEMLGAMSRAKDEVADAERFAALAQQMIDNAIDADARKAGERCAEVALVYRRYEELKQAACAVDFGDLVALPVKLLDDDPQTAAALRAIYSHILVDEYQDVNRSSVRLLQKLTDAGRNLWAVGDARQAIYRFRGASSFNMSRFATNDFPGASVGRLRVNYRSTPEIVSAFSRFGESMRAGTGDASLDAFRPSIGIAPEHVPFGDNDDEADALADEIARISPQVPFCDQAVLCPGNDRLTRVGRELERRGIPVLYLGNLFERPEVKDLLSVLSLLVDRRAMGLVRKPTLEGLATGLSLAGASAVVENLRATDAGPMAWASATTRAPHLGQSDADALDRAAEMLVGFGIDARPWTVLAHLLLDRTRTAALLDSADDVSSRAMGVAIWQLMGFLRAERSGPGLPIQRTLDGIRRLVQLADERDLRQLPAAAQGIDAVRLMTIHGSKGLEFPAVHVMGLNKNAMPSTARKPVCPVPDGMIEGGQGGTVALAAADHALEQECLFYVAASRARDRLLLYSATRTAKGARRDASPFIARLGVTNARPAIAHAERAADPETLPLPIRIGPPVRITTTQLDLYSRCPRRFLYTHVLDVGGRRTPTTMSRMHDLVRGVVRELAATDPSASSMAEMEALLELRWSEGPLATEEYRLHREVATLLLRRFVTIRSGEARADAGPLVASIGGDEVTAVADDVVTAGGRHVARVVRTGHRSSSTGKALADAAFQMAAAASLPGCVVEIIHLGDDEPIIALAFDSKALGRNLGKLTETLESIASGRFEPERSDRTCPFCPAFFTCGPLAEGNLQKNF, encoded by the coding sequence GTGGACGCCGTCGAACTCGCTCGGCAGCGCGCCGCTGCCCTTCACGATGCGGCCGTCGCGGGTGGTGCGGACCCTTGGAACCCGATCGACATCGTCACGGCCGTCGCCGCCGACAGAGGTCTCGATGTCGAACCGGTCGACGCGGGAAGTCCCATCTTGGCTGGCGGCCGCGCGCATTTCGATCCGAGCGACCGGGCCATCCGCCACGAGGACACGGGTGACGCTTTCGCAAGGGCGTTTCTGATTGGTCACGAGCTTGGGCATGCCACGCTGGGTGACGACCGCGCGGAGCACACCGCCTTGGAGGTCGACCCCGCCCGTGCTGCCGAAGCGGCGCCGGTTGGGGAGGACCGGATCGTCGACTACAGTCGGCGGGAGCGCCGCGAGATTCAGATGGATCTCTTCGGTCGGGAGCTGATTCTTCCCCGCGCACGCGCGCGATTCCTGCATCTTGGCGGCATGACCGCGAGCCAAATAGCCGAACGTCTCGGCGCACCCTTCGATGTCGTCGCGATGCAGCTCCTTGACGTCCTACTGCTCCCCGAGATCGAAGCCGCTCCGCCACAGCCGCCGGCATCCCCACCCAAGCCCCTCAACCCGGAACAAGCCGAAGCCGCACGACATCGCGGCGCTCCCTACCTACTTGAGGCCGGACCCGGGACCGGCAAGACGCAAACGCTCGTCGGGCGCGTCGCCGATCTGGTCGACGGCGGTGTCGATCCGCGCTCCATCCTAGTGCTCACCTTTTCGAACAAGGCCGCCGGCGAACTCTCGGACCGGATTGCGGCGCTGCGCCCCGACGCCGCACCGGCAATGTGGATCGGCACCTTTCATGCGTTCGGGTTGGACATCGTGCGGCGCCACCATCGCCAACTAGGCTTCTCCAAGGAGCCCCGTATGATGGATCGAAGCGAGGCGATCGCCATTATGGAGCGCGAATACCTCGCCCTGAATCTCCAACACCACCGCGAATTCATGGATCCGGCGCGCCCGCTCAAGGAAATGCTTGGCGCGATGTCGCGGGCGAAGGACGAGGTCGCCGATGCCGAGCGCTTCGCCGCCCTCGCTCAACAGATGATAGACAACGCCATTGATGCGGACGCCCGCAAGGCGGGGGAGCGGTGCGCCGAGGTGGCGCTCGTCTACAGGAGATACGAGGAGCTGAAGCAAGCAGCCTGCGCGGTGGACTTCGGCGACCTCGTGGCACTGCCAGTGAAGCTACTCGACGACGATCCGCAGACGGCGGCCGCACTTCGCGCCATCTACTCACACATCCTCGTCGACGAGTATCAGGACGTGAACCGCAGCAGCGTCCGGCTCCTCCAAAAGCTCACCGACGCCGGCAGGAACCTCTGGGCCGTGGGAGACGCGCGGCAGGCTATCTACCGATTCAGGGGCGCCTCATCCTTCAACATGTCCCGGTTTGCGACGAACGACTTCCCGGGCGCATCGGTCGGCCGACTTCGCGTCAACTACCGCTCGACGCCCGAGATCGTCAGCGCGTTCTCCAGGTTCGGCGAGAGCATGCGGGCAGGCACCGGCGATGCATCGCTCGACGCCTTCCGCCCGTCCATCGGGATTGCACCCGAGCACGTCCCTTTTGGCGACAACGACGACGAGGCCGACGCGCTCGCCGACGAGATCGCGCGGATCTCACCGCAGGTGCCGTTTTGCGATCAGGCGGTGCTCTGCCCGGGGAACGATCGGCTCACCCGCGTCGGGCGTGAACTGGAACGGCGCGGCATTCCGGTGCTTTACCTCGGCAACCTGTTCGAGCGCCCTGAAGTGAAGGATCTCCTTTCCGTCCTCTCGCTGCTGGTCGACCGTCGCGCGATGGGCCTCGTCCGGAAGCCTACGCTCGAAGGGCTCGCGACGGGCCTGAGCCTTGCCGGCGCATCGGCAGTCGTAGAGAACCTGCGTGCCACTGACGCGGGGCCGATGGCGTGGGCGTCCGCGACGACTCGGGCGCCGCACCTGGGCCAGAGCGACGCTGACGCGCTCGATCGTGCCGCCGAAATGCTGGTCGGCTTCGGCATCGACGCGAGGCCCTGGACGGTGCTCGCCCACCTCCTGCTCGACCGGACGCGGACGGCCGCACTGCTCGACTCGGCGGATGACGTCTCAAGCCGCGCCATGGGCGTGGCGATCTGGCAGCTGATGGGCTTCCTGCGCGCGGAACGATCGGGACCCGGCCTACCGATCCAGCGCACCCTCGACGGGATCAGACGCCTCGTCCAACTCGCCGACGAGCGGGACCTCCGCCAGCTCCCTGCGGCGGCGCAGGGCATCGACGCCGTGCGGCTGATGACAATCCACGGCAGCAAAGGGCTCGAGTTCCCCGCAGTGCACGTCATGGGTCTCAACAAGAACGCGATGCCGAGCACGGCGCGCAAACCCGTCTGCCCGGTCCCGGACGGGATGATCGAGGGAGGACAGGGCGGCACCGTCGCCCTCGCCGCAGCAGACCACGCGCTCGAACAAGAATGCCTGTTCTACGTGGCCGCATCCCGCGCGCGCGACCGGCTGCTGCTGTATTCGGCCACCAGGACGGCGAAGGGGGCCCGGCGCGACGCCTCCCCCTTCATAGCCCGGCTGGGGGTGACGAACGCACGCCCGGCGATCGCGCATGCGGAACGTGCAGCCGATCCCGAGACCCTGCCGCTTCCGATCCGCATCGGGCCGCCTGTGCGCATCACCACCACGCAGCTGGACCTCTACTCCCGCTGTCCCCGCCGCTTCCTCTACACGCACGTCCTCGACGTGGGCGGGCGGCGCACGCCGACCACGATGAGCAGAATGCATGACCTCGTGCGAGGCGTGGTGAGGGAGCTCGCCGCCACCGATCCCTCCGCATCCTCGATGGCCGAGATGGAGGCGCTGCTCGAACTGCGCTGGTCCGAGGGTCCCCTCGCCACCGAGGAATATCGCCTCCATCGGGAGGTCGCCACGCTCCTCCTCCGACGCTTCGTGACGATCCGCTCGGGAGAGGCCCGCGCCGACGCGGGGCCGCTCGTGGCGTCGATCGGGGGCGACGAGGTGACCGCGGTCGCCGACGACGTCGTCACCGCGGGGGGCCGGCACGTGGCCCGCGTCGTCAGGACGGGGCACAGATCGTCTTCCACCGGCAAGGCGCTCGCCGACGCGGCCTTCCAGATGGCCGCCGCCGCGTCGCTGCCCGGCTGCGTCGTAGAGATCATCCACCTCGGCGATGACGAGCCGATCATCGCGCTTGCCTTTGACAGCAAGGCACTAGGCAGGAACCTAGGCAAGCTGACGGAGACCCTGGAGTCTATCGCCTCGGGCCGGTTCGAACCCGAGCGCTCCGACCGCACTTGCCCCTTCTGCCCCGCCTTCTTCACCTGCGGTCCCCTCGCCGAGGGGAACCTGCAAAAGAATTTCTGA
- a CDS encoding RNA polymerase sigma factor: protein MQTRKVERLTKRKRDGTPYTRRVEVEIALTSLVHLSRDEILERLKVRDPTSPNHVQSECIVYLIRATRDDNDERYFNELYRELMRRLASALPRVEGERAGGPENVDGADARDRVRDIFRLRLVEDRAAPGSALDYFEVMFSSAVAALRKTSMGRARRQMARRDAIDDEESGEPSIAVEKAVGSLDVQQELLSDDPNYRFKVAKAIRTLPDKQRRVIEMLLQRMPIDSIDDDVLTIRKVLGVKSEKTVRNRRDAAIATMREQLGIGSRND, encoded by the coding sequence TTGCAGACACGGAAGGTAGAAAGGCTCACCAAGAGGAAAAGGGACGGCACTCCCTACACTCGACGTGTCGAAGTTGAGATCGCGCTGACATCGCTAGTCCACCTATCTCGCGATGAGATCCTCGAAAGGCTGAAGGTGCGAGACCCCACCTCGCCAAACCACGTGCAATCAGAGTGCATTGTTTATTTGATCCGTGCCACTCGTGACGACAACGATGAGCGGTATTTCAATGAACTATACCGAGAACTCATGCGGCGTTTGGCGTCCGCCCTTCCCCGCGTCGAGGGCGAGCGGGCCGGCGGTCCTGAGAACGTCGACGGGGCAGACGCACGGGATCGCGTGCGCGACATCTTCAGGCTCAGGCTGGTGGAGGATCGTGCGGCTCCTGGATCCGCGCTCGACTACTTCGAAGTCATGTTCTCGAGCGCGGTCGCCGCGTTGCGCAAGACCTCGATGGGCCGGGCGCGACGGCAGATGGCGAGGAGGGACGCCATCGACGACGAGGAGAGCGGCGAACCATCGATCGCGGTGGAGAAGGCTGTCGGTAGCCTCGACGTCCAACAGGAGTTGCTTTCCGACGACCCGAATTACCGGTTCAAGGTCGCGAAGGCGATCAGAACGCTACCAGACAAGCAACGCAGAGTTATCGAGATGCTCCTCCAACGCATGCCCATCGATTCGATCGACGACGATGTGCTCACCATACGCAAGGTCCTTGGCGTGAAGTCGGAGAAGACCGTTCGCAACAGACGCGACGCCGCCATCGCGACTATGCGGGAGCAACTCGGGATCGGAAGCCGGAATGACTGA
- a CDS encoding MerR family transcriptional regulator has protein sequence MRIGELARATGTKAETIRYYEREGILLAADRTDSNYRDYSTDHLAALTFVRRARELGFSMAQVRELLALSDHDEKPCLDVDLLVQQQLAEVERKIADLSALRDELGQMLRSCQADKIGECQIIGSLGRHAIA, from the coding sequence ATGCGTATAGGCGAACTGGCAAGGGCCACCGGCACGAAAGCGGAGACGATCCGTTACTACGAGCGCGAAGGAATCCTGCTAGCGGCCGACCGGACAGACAGCAACTATCGCGACTACTCCACCGACCATTTGGCGGCACTTACCTTCGTGCGCCGCGCGCGCGAGCTCGGGTTCAGCATGGCACAGGTTCGCGAACTGCTCGCCCTGTCCGATCACGACGAAAAGCCGTGCCTGGATGTCGACCTGCTGGTCCAGCAACAACTGGCCGAAGTCGAGCGCAAGATCGCCGATCTCTCCGCGCTGCGTGACGAGCTGGGACAGATGTTACGGTCCTGCCAGGCGGACAAGATCGGCGAGTGTCAGATCATCGGGAGCCTGGGGCGCCATGCCATAGCGTGA
- a CDS encoding cation transporter, whose amino-acid sequence MSKSCCQTSEPNDIAHNNPRWRLILWIALIANAAMFVVEIVAGVAADSRALQADALDFFGDAANYAISLGVASLALSWRTKAALVKATTMLAFGLWVIGYAIYGLVVGSNPEPQTMGVIGTMALVVNVFVALLLFRYREGDSNMRSVWICSRNDAIGNIAVLGAALGVFGTEQAWPDLLVAAIMAGLAIWGSVEVFGQARQELAHG is encoded by the coding sequence ATGAGCAAGTCCTGCTGTCAGACATCCGAACCCAATGACATTGCGCACAACAATCCACGCTGGCGCCTGATACTCTGGATCGCGCTGATCGCGAACGCAGCGATGTTCGTGGTGGAGATCGTTGCTGGGGTCGCCGCGGACTCGCGTGCACTTCAGGCTGACGCGCTCGACTTCTTCGGCGATGCGGCCAACTATGCGATCAGCCTTGGAGTTGCGAGCCTAGCGCTCTCTTGGCGCACGAAAGCCGCGCTCGTGAAGGCCACAACCATGCTCGCTTTTGGCTTGTGGGTGATCGGCTACGCAATCTACGGCCTGGTCGTAGGGTCGAATCCGGAGCCCCAGACCATGGGTGTGATCGGAACGATGGCGCTGGTGGTCAACGTATTCGTCGCGCTGTTGCTGTTCCGTTACCGCGAAGGCGATTCCAACATGCGATCGGTCTGGATCTGCTCGCGCAATGACGCGATCGGCAACATTGCGGTCCTTGGCGCGGCGTTAGGGGTGTTCGGCACAGAACAAGCATGGCCCGATTTACTTGTGGCGGCGATCATGGCGGGGCTTGCGATCTGGGGCAGCGTCGAAGTCTTCGGCCAGGCACGCCAGGAACTAGCTCATGGATAG